DNA sequence from the Microvirga terrae genome:
GAAATGGCTTTTCTGGCAAGGGTTGACGAAAGCGGGTATGGTTCACTGCGGATACACGGACATGCTCAGGTCCGGGAAGGAGAACGGCCATGGCTCCGGTCTCAATGCCACCGCGTTCCCCGTTGGCACCGGTCCAAGATGATCGGCCGCCGGAACCGAATGCCCTATCGACGGAGGCACTCGACGATGCAGAGATGCCGCTGCCATCCAATCCCCAGACGTTCTTTCTCGGTGGGCTTTTCGCCCTGGCCGCTTTGGCGGCGCTCTACGTGGCAAGCGCGATCATCCTTCCCGTCGTACTCGCGTTTGTGTTGAAGCTGCTTCTGCAACCCGCTGTGCGTCTCCTGGAGCGTGTGCATTGCCCCCGGACCGTCGGAGCGCTCGTAGCCATCCTGCTGGTGACTGGAACGCTTGTGGGTGCCGTAGCGGCTCTGTCAATCCCCGCCGCGACTTGGGCGGAAAGGTTGCCGCAGGGCATCCCGCGCCTCGAAGCCCACCTGGTGGTTCTCAGGGCGCCGATTCAAGCGTTGCAAAAGGTCATTGATCAGGCCGAGCAGGCCGCCGATGCTTCCGGGCCAAAGGGGGCTACCATTGCGGTTCGCCGTGATCTTGGCCTGACAAGTGCTCTGTTTGCGGGAACGCGGTCTGTCCTCGACGGCCTGTTTACGACCGTTCTGGTGCTCTACTTTCTGTTGGTGTCGGGCGATCTCTTCCTTCGACGCATCGTCGAAATCCTGCCGAAATTCAGCGACAAGCGGCAAGCCGTCGACATCTCCCAGCAGATCGAGGAGGACATATCCGCCTATCTCGTGACGATCACGGCCATGAATGCGGCGGTGGGGATCGCGACCGCGGCCGCGATGTATCTTTGCGGGCTCGGAGATCCTCTCTTGTGGGGGGCCACAGCCTTCCTGCTCAACTACATTCCGATCTTGGGACCGATGTTTGGGATCGGCATCTTTCTTCTCGCCGGAATGCTGAGTTTCGACAGCTTATGGTGGGCGCTGCTGCCGCCGGCCCTCTATCTCGGCATTCACCTTATCGAGGGCGAAACTCTGACACCCATGCTGCTGGCGCGGCGTTTCACGTTGAACCCCGTGCTGGTGATCTTGTCGCTGGTGTTCTGGTTCTGGATGTGGGGCGTGCCCGGCGCGATCTTGGCCGTTCCGATGCTGGCGATTCTGAAGATCGTTTGTGATCGGGTGCGCCCGCTGAAGGTCCTGGGACACTTCCTCGAGGGATCCGAGACTTCGGCACGTTAGAATGACCATCATGGTACTGGCGTAATCCGAATACGTTGATCGGATGAGACGTTTGCCGCGGCGCGCTCTCCTGCCATCCGGGATTGGGGACCAGTCTCTAAGCAGGGAGACGCGTCTGTACATGGGGGTCGGTGGAACAAGCGCATCATCTCGCGACTGGCATGGGGCTCACAAGCCGTTTCGTGCAATACCCCTCGATGGCTTACCGCGGCACTATTAGGCAGGCCGTTTGTGGAAGCCACATATGCTGAGGCGATCCTCACGCATCTGCGTGAACGGGACCCAGCCATGCCGAAGGCTTTCGATGCTGATTATCGCACGAACTGGCTCCCGGCCGGCCTGGAAGCGGAGCACTTTTCGGCCCTTAATCCTTATCTTGACCTCGTCGAACTGGAGCACGGTCAGGTGCTCTATGAACCCGGCGGTCCTATCCGCTAGGCCTACTTTCCGCACGCGGTCGTCGTGTCGCTGGAGGGATCATCATCGCGAGGCCTTGCAGGATGGCTCAGGTGATCGGCGCCCCGGAAACATAGGCAGCCTGAGGAGTAAGCCCTTATGGAACAGGGAGGGAGCCCCCCGGCGTTGACAGTTATTGTCCGCAAGCGCTGAAGCGTCCATGCCCCGTTTCTTCTTTCATTTACATGACCAGAACGGCTTCAAACAGGACGAGGAGGGGCAGGACCTGCCCGATGTGCAAGCAGCCCACGCGGAAGCTCTGAAAACGGCAATCGAGGCCGCGATTACAACGATGACGAGCGTCAGGTTCAGTGGATCATTGATCCAGGGGAGGCGAGATTTATCGAACATCTTGTCCTCCTTTGCCGCAGGGTCTGGGAATGCTTGACCGTTCTTTCTCGAGTGCACGCTTCGCAGAGGAGGAGGCACCCAGCGATGAGAAGAACCGAGACGACCTCTGGCCTAACACTTTTTCCGTTCCTTGGCTGCATCATGCCGAATATATTAAGTAAAAAATCCTAATATCGGCTTCGTTTACAATTTAACAGCATACTAGTTTGTCTAGGTTCGAGATATATAATCGTATTTACTTGATATTTATTTTGTTGGCTGCCTGTAATTGCAGCTCACGCCCACCATCTTAATTTAAGATGAACTTTGGGCCTACTTCGCGGTGGCCAAGGTTCATATGTGAGAGGTGGAGTTTCCCCATGTGCCCGAACAGCCGCTCCATATTCGATCTTCAGCACTATCGAACGCACGACGGCCCCGGACTGGCGCTTCACGCCTTGCCGATGATACGAGCCAAGTGGGATCGATTGACGGCACGAGAGGTGTTGGGGATCCGAACCCCGTCGGAACTCATCGGAAAAGTCGAGGAGAGCTACAGTCTCTCCCACGAGCAGGCGACCAGAGATGTCGAGTTCTGGGCCTTGGATAAGCAGCTTTGAGCCGGTCGCTGTACGACGAGACCAGCCGCAATTCATGGAGGCTACAATGTTTGGCTATCAGGGCGGCGAAAGCGATGAGACGGTCACCCGCAAGATTGGGTATCGCAGCGATGCAAAACGTCGGTGGAGTTGCCTGACCACCTTGGACCTGTCGCAGATCAAGAATGAGGAGCAACTGATCACACTGGTCAAGGTCCGCTACAGCCTGCCCTACGAGACCGCCAAGGCTGATGTCGAAAGCTGGATGGCAGGCAAGCAGTTCTGATCAATTCCTCGAACCTGGAGCGGGCTCAAGCCCTCCAGGCTCACAGGTGTGGAGATCCGTTGATGTCGACCGAATTTTACGTCGTGAAGCACCATGGGGCTTGGCGCATTCGCGTGAATGGCAAACATCATGGCGAGTACGACTCCCGCGTTGCCGCCATCAACGCCGCAGCGGCGCAAGCCCACGCCATTGGTCCGGGAGCAAAAGTCTTCAGCACTGGGATTGTGAGCCAGTATAGCCGTGAATGGCAGGCAAGAGAGAGTTAGGCCAAGCCTGCTGTCCCGTCACAATTGATCCCGAAAGGAGCCTCGCATGAGCGAGAGGATAAGCCGTCTTTGCGATGAGCTTCGCATCAAGCTCCACGGCCTGGACCGCCGGCTTGAATCCTTAAAGTCAAACGGCGCCGCAAGCTTCAATCACTCACAAGATGTTCTTGAGAGCCAACTCGACCGTGTCGAGCAACGCATCTACGACCATCGCGCTGCAGTTGAGGCAGCCAATGCCAGGGCAAAGACGTGGGTGGCGGAAAAGAAGTCCGGATTGCATGCTCTTCTCGTTCCAAAGAATGAACATGACAAGGCTTATCTGCTCGATGCTCAGGCTGATGAGGCAGAGACCTACGCAGAAGCTGCCTTTGAGCTGGCGGCGGCTGCGGCGGATGAAGCCATATTGGCGGTCTTGCAAGCCCTTCTCGCGCGCAACAAAGCTGATCAGGCTGCTTTCCCAGAGATGGATGCACCCCGCTGAAAATCACTCCTCTGTAATAGATCCGGCAATTTGGTGAGCATTCCCTATCATTTTGTGTCGTGTCATCTGCGGCCTGTCACGGCCCACCTCCTTGGGAGGGTTGGCGAGGTGGGGAAGGCGGGCACATGAAACCTTCTCGGTGATCCTTGATCCCGTTCAGATCCCTGGAACGACAGTGACCGCCACGCGGAAATCTATTTAGTCCTTGCCGAGCTCATCTGGGATGCAAACATATCCTGCCATTGTTCGAAGCCTTTGACGGCGGTCGGCAACCAGGTCTTGATCATCGTCTCTGGATCCATTGCTTTCAGGTTCGCGGACAGGCGCTCCTGCATCTCTCTCATCAAGTGCTCCTGCATGGGCTGCACATCCGGCAAACCGAAGAAGGCGCGTGCTTCTTCTGGTGTGCAATCAATGTTCATCGTGACCTTCATTTGAAGTCTCCTGTCGGAGGTCAGCCATTTGGCCGACGTGGATCTCCACGACATCGGCGATCAACAGGGCTGGTTCGGAGTGGCCACCCATGATCCGGTTCGAAGCATGGGTGGCTGTCACGGAACCTGATCTGATGATTTGGTGAAGTGTCCCTGACGCTTGCATTCCTGTTCCGGTTACGGACACACAGGTCGCGGTCGAGGACCACGACCTGTGCAAGGTGGGGCGCGTTGCTCTCGTGATCTTACTTGCGGCTGGAGGCGATTGCCGGCTGCGTCTTACCGGAACGATGGTTCTCGTCGGAGTGCATGACCTCGATCTCGTCCCGACGGACAGTGTCCCGCACGGTCTCGATCCGTTGGGTGCGCTCTCGGCGCACGACGACCTCTTCCCGCACTTTTACGCTCTTGCCGACCACGGGCGTCTCGGACGTCTCGATCATCTCGATCGTGAGCTCGGTCAGGATCTCTCCCGTGACGGCATCGGTGACTGGCTTGCGTCGTTCCACGATGACCTTCTCATCAAAAAGCGACACCTGCTGCTGAACCGGCGTTTCCACGACAACGCGGCGCACGGTGGTCGTGCCGCTGGTTACGGTGTGCTTGCCCACGACCAGGGTCTCTTCGGCGAGCGGGATGACCTCCTCCGCCTGCGTTGACAGTTGCCCAGCGGTGGGTCGCGCCATGGCACGGCCCAGCGGAGCCGTCCAGAGGTTGAACATCGAATCCCAGAGAACCGAGCCAGTGCTCATGGGAGCAGTTGCGACCCGCTGCGCGACCTCTGCCGTCGTCCGGACCATCTGCGTGGCACTCTCAGCGGCGGCCTCGCCTGTCCGTGCGAAGGCGTCCGCGGTCTGCCGGACGGCCGTGCGGGCCTCCTGCTCGCGCTCGGCCTCGTCCTCCTGGTCAACAAG
Encoded proteins:
- a CDS encoding AI-2E family transporter, with product MAPVSMPPRSPLAPVQDDRPPEPNALSTEALDDAEMPLPSNPQTFFLGGLFALAALAALYVASAIILPVVLAFVLKLLLQPAVRLLERVHCPRTVGALVAILLVTGTLVGAVAALSIPAATWAERLPQGIPRLEAHLVVLRAPIQALQKVIDQAEQAADASGPKGATIAVRRDLGLTSALFAGTRSVLDGLFTTVLVLYFLLVSGDLFLRRIVEILPKFSDKRQAVDISQQIEEDISAYLVTITAMNAAVGIATAAAMYLCGLGDPLLWGATAFLLNYIPILGPMFGIGIFLLAGMLSFDSLWWALLPPALYLGIHLIEGETLTPMLLARRFTLNPVLVILSLVFWFWMWGVPGAILAVPMLAILKIVCDRVRPLKVLGHFLEGSETSAR
- a CDS encoding DUF6894 family protein: MPRFFFHLHDQNGFKQDEEGQDLPDVQAAHAEALKTAIEAAITTMTSVRFSGSLIQGRRDLSNILSSFAAGSGNA
- a CDS encoding DUF2188 domain-containing protein, translating into MSTEFYVVKHHGAWRIRVNGKHHGEYDSRVAAINAAAAQAHAIGPGAKVFSTGIVSQYSREWQARES
- a CDS encoding DUF6489 family protein — protein: MKVTMNIDCTPEEARAFFGLPDVQPMQEHLMREMQERLSANLKAMDPETMIKTWLPTAVKGFEQWQDMFASQMSSARTK
- a CDS encoding DUF2382 domain-containing protein, coding for MTTIRQLLQTGPAKANELFAKLVDTSDGAVKTRERLFADLRGELELLARLEEEHLFPVLRKHKAIKGLVSEALADNRQTRILLDELESTPKDSEEFVTKVAELRKIHQQSVRDGKNELLPAVLEALSDEEAQAIVDRIEAEKTEIKEAQLAEAEQRRIEARLERAQEARRLVDQEDEAEREQEARTAVRQTADAFARTGEAAAESATQMVRTTAEVAQRVATAPMSTGSVLWDSMFNLWTAPLGRAMARPTAGQLSTQAEEVIPLAEETLVVGKHTVTSGTTTVRRVVVETPVQQQVSLFDEKVIVERRKPVTDAVTGEILTELTIEMIETSETPVVGKSVKVREEVVVRRERTQRIETVRDTVRRDEIEVMHSDENHRSGKTQPAIASSRK